A single region of the Brachypodium distachyon strain Bd21 chromosome 3, Brachypodium_distachyon_v3.0, whole genome shotgun sequence genome encodes:
- the LOC100826867 gene encoding uncharacterized protein LOC100826867, with the protein MAAPPTSHPGPPPEPPFLQVPYELLQDIFLRLPTAADLARASTAWAAFRRVIADHKFLRCYRALHPPPLVGVIGKSFIAAQPPHPSAAAARAFADFSFSCSSFLPSTAGRSWRRLDFFEGRVLLAGGPVEGKSSIKIVVGPDVCDSQYREFLVRDLAVCDPVHRRYVLLPAVPADLAALIRKPDLLHLETFLAPGENEDDPLSFRVMCLAQCIMELVLLVFSAGGHWNALTFDRLNAEALGSVLPSEPALSDRQHVHGCFCWHLHLLNELLVLDVRMMEFSQVNLPPEQRSSGFVIVEAVEGMLGMLSVRYHDDIEDDSYWLTYSIRRNNQWQSEKVIPLPIKRWYLMRVAGGYLVIEALYKTSSQEKLNIGYFSLDIKTLQVELFAGLSKVFLPGELYASFPPSLCAPTI; encoded by the coding sequence atggcggcgccgccgacctcccACCCAGGAccaccgccggagccgccgttCCTTCAAGTCCCGTACGAGCTCCTCCAGGACATCTTCCTCCGTCTCCCCACGGCCGCCGACCTCGCGCGCGCCTCCACAGCCTGGGCCGCCTTCCGCCGCGTCATCGCCGACCACAAGTTCCTCCGCTGCTACCGCGCCCTCCACCCACCGCCTCTCGTCGGCGTCATAGGAAAGTCCTTCATAGCAGCGCAGCCGCCCCATccctccgcggccgccgcccgcgccttcGCCGACTTCAgcttctcctgctcctccttcctcccctccaccgccggccgcagcTGGCGTCGGCTCGACTTCTTTGAAGGacgcgtcctcctcgccggcggcccgGTCGAAGGAAAAAGCAGCATCAAGATCGTCGTGGGTCCTGATGTGTGCGATTCCCAGTACCGCGAATTTTTGGTCAGGGACCTGGCTGTGTGTGACCCTGTGCACCGCCGCTACGTGCTGCTGCCTGCCGTCCCCGCCGACCTAGCCGCGTTAATCCGTAAACCAGACCTCCTACATCTGGAGACTTTCCTTGCTCCCGGTGAGAATGAGGATGACCCCTTGTCATTCAGAGTGATGTGCTTGGCGCAATGCATAATGGAACTGGTCCTCCTTGTGTTCTCCGCGGGAGGACACTGGAATGCTCTTACCTTTGACCGACTGAATGCTGAGGCATTAGGTTCAGTTTTACCATCTGAGCCTGCGTTGTCAGATCGTCAACACGTCCACGGGTGCTTTTGTTGGCATTTGCATTTACTGAACGAGCTGCTTGTGCTTGATGTGCGCATGATGGAGTTCTCTCAGGTTAATCTCCCACCTGAACAACGAAGTAGCGGTTTTGTCATTGTTGAGGCAGTAGAAGGAATGCTTGGGATGCTCAGTGTACGCTATCATGATGACATTGAAGATGACTCATATTGGCTCACGTATTCCATTCGGAGAAATAACCAATGGCAGTCGGAGAAGGTCATCCCCTTGCCGATAAAGCGTTGGTATCTGATGCGTGTAGCTGGGGGATACCTGGTTATTGAAGCGCTGTACAAAACATCTTCACAAGAGAAGCTAAATATTGGATATTTTTCGTTGGACATTAAGACCTTGCAGGTCGAGTTGTTTGCTGGGCTTAGCAAAGTCTTCTTGCCCGGTGAACTATATGCTAGTTTCCCACCATCATTGTGTGCACCAACTATATGA